One Rhodococcus sp. P1Y DNA window includes the following coding sequences:
- the eccCa gene encoding type VII secretion protein EccCa, translated as MSTVRFVRGARRAVPRTPGGEVTLQAPPEIPRIVPGNLMTKLMPVVMVAAMVGMVALMFTSGMAANPMMLMFPAMMLVSMLGMVAGGGRGGGARTAEANEDRKDYLRYLDQLRKDVRITSIDQRTALEWSHPAPDVLWTFVGTERMWERRSADPDFCHARIGRGSQRLATRLVPPETGPVEELEPVSAVSLRRFVRTHSVVEDLPTAVSLRGFAAMSIAGDRSAARSTVRALLASLCTFHDSDHVKVAVVCGPDTVYHWDWVKWLPHAQHDIISDGVGTARMIYGSFLELETALGEHLSLRNRFSRGAPATPGVPHFVIVVDGGLLDNSGTDVIRTGLEAVTVVDLSDFATSLAASRGLRLIVEGGKVGAVSGPNVEIFGRADTMSLAQAETVARRLSPFRTTSSTGVDSSVSDTDSISSWNRLLAIGDVGALDPARMWTPRRGRDRLRVPIGVAPDGSPVEIDLKESAENGMGPHGLCIGATGSGKSEFLRTLVLGLVATHSPDQLNLVLVDFKGGATFAGLEDVPHVAAVITNLSDDLALVDRMKDALAGEMNRRQEALRDAGNFANVTDYEKARAGGAAMAPMPALFIVVDEFSELLSQQPDFADLFVAIGRLGRSLHMHLLLASQRLEEGKLRGLDSHLSYRIGLKTFSANESRTVLGVPDAYHLPAQPGAGYLKCDSAEIMRFAAAYVSGPYVRPRAASVGNGHTVDDIRPRVFGAFPVPVAPALSTDVSSVPADHERRAPADEDPAASQDGRTVLDVVVDRVRGHGTPAHDVWLPPLDRSPSLDGLLVDIAGAGEERIATLRVPIGVVDRPFDQRRELLQVDLSAAQGHSAIVGGPQSGKSTAVRTLVMSLASTHTPRQVQFYCLDFGGGALGGIADLPHVGSVANRLDVDRVRRTVAEVTSVIGRRERIFRQRGIDSMPDLRRRRADPRTASRTDDEDIFGDVFLVVDGWGSIRSDFESLEPQLAAIAAQGLSYGVHLLVTASRWAEIRPATKDLIGTRIELRLGDASDSEFGRAKAAQVPESRPGRGMTKDGLHLLIGLPRLDGSESTSDLGVGISSAVSTIGARFVGHKAPTVRMLPDNLPLTELRRSLVGRWPRERGAVPELWVPVGIDEAELSPVAIDFAEQAHFLVFGDTECGKTALLKSICSSLVQANSPSQVKLILADYRRTMLGVVDSDHLAGYAASQSVLSTMMNELASKIAERMPGPDVTPQQLRERSWWSGPEIFVVVDDYDLVATASGNPLTVLADYLPHARDIGLHLVVARRSGGASRTMYDQIISRMRDLVSPGLVMSGSRDEGNLIGAVKPSPMQPGRGILVDRRGQSLVQLAWSPE; from the coding sequence GTGAGTACCGTCCGATTCGTTCGCGGCGCGCGACGAGCCGTGCCCCGGACACCGGGCGGTGAGGTGACGTTGCAGGCGCCGCCGGAGATCCCGAGGATCGTTCCCGGCAACCTGATGACCAAGCTGATGCCCGTCGTCATGGTGGCGGCCATGGTCGGGATGGTGGCGCTCATGTTCACCTCGGGCATGGCCGCCAACCCGATGATGTTGATGTTCCCGGCGATGATGTTGGTCTCGATGCTCGGCATGGTTGCGGGCGGCGGCAGGGGCGGCGGGGCCAGAACGGCGGAAGCCAACGAGGACCGCAAGGACTATCTTCGATACCTCGATCAGCTGCGCAAGGACGTGAGGATCACCTCGATCGATCAACGTACTGCGCTCGAGTGGTCCCACCCGGCTCCCGACGTTCTGTGGACGTTCGTCGGCACGGAACGAATGTGGGAGCGGCGCAGCGCGGATCCCGATTTCTGTCACGCACGGATCGGGCGCGGCTCCCAGCGGCTCGCCACGCGTCTTGTTCCACCGGAGACCGGCCCCGTCGAGGAGTTGGAGCCGGTGTCCGCGGTGTCGCTGAGACGGTTCGTCCGCACACATTCGGTGGTGGAGGATTTGCCGACCGCCGTGTCACTGCGTGGATTCGCGGCCATGTCCATCGCAGGTGACCGCTCGGCCGCGCGCTCCACGGTTCGCGCTCTGTTGGCGTCGCTGTGCACTTTTCACGATTCGGACCATGTGAAAGTCGCGGTCGTCTGTGGGCCGGACACCGTGTACCACTGGGATTGGGTCAAATGGCTGCCCCACGCCCAGCACGACATCATCAGCGACGGGGTAGGAACCGCGCGGATGATCTACGGTTCGTTCCTCGAACTCGAAACCGCTCTCGGCGAACATCTCTCGCTTCGAAACCGGTTCAGTCGCGGCGCGCCCGCGACCCCAGGAGTTCCGCACTTCGTCATCGTCGTCGACGGAGGTCTACTCGACAACAGTGGTACCGACGTGATCCGGACCGGGCTCGAAGCCGTCACCGTCGTGGATCTGTCCGACTTCGCCACCTCGCTCGCCGCGAGCCGTGGTCTTCGCCTGATCGTCGAGGGCGGCAAGGTCGGCGCTGTGAGTGGACCGAACGTCGAGATCTTCGGTCGTGCGGACACCATGAGTCTCGCGCAAGCAGAGACCGTTGCGCGTCGTCTGTCGCCCTTCAGAACGACGTCGAGTACCGGCGTCGACTCCTCGGTGAGCGACACGGACTCGATCTCGAGCTGGAACCGTCTGCTCGCCATCGGCGATGTCGGTGCGCTCGACCCCGCTCGGATGTGGACACCACGGCGTGGGCGCGATCGCTTGCGCGTGCCGATCGGTGTCGCACCCGACGGAAGTCCGGTGGAGATCGATCTCAAGGAATCGGCGGAGAACGGTATGGGTCCGCACGGGCTGTGTATCGGTGCAACAGGGTCCGGGAAGTCCGAGTTCCTGCGCACTCTTGTCCTCGGTCTGGTCGCCACACACAGCCCGGATCAGCTGAATCTCGTGCTCGTCGACTTCAAGGGTGGGGCGACGTTCGCCGGCTTGGAGGACGTTCCTCACGTTGCGGCGGTCATCACCAACTTGTCCGATGATCTTGCCCTCGTCGACCGAATGAAGGATGCGCTGGCGGGTGAGATGAACCGCAGGCAAGAGGCGTTGCGCGACGCGGGCAACTTCGCGAATGTGACCGATTACGAAAAGGCGCGAGCGGGTGGGGCCGCTATGGCACCGATGCCTGCGCTGTTCATCGTCGTGGACGAGTTCTCCGAGTTGTTGAGTCAACAGCCGGACTTCGCCGATCTGTTCGTCGCGATCGGACGCCTGGGTAGGTCGTTGCACATGCATCTTCTCCTCGCGAGCCAACGTTTGGAGGAGGGAAAACTGCGCGGGCTGGACAGTCATCTGTCCTATCGAATCGGGCTGAAGACTTTCTCCGCCAACGAGTCCAGGACTGTCCTGGGAGTGCCCGACGCCTACCACTTGCCTGCGCAACCCGGTGCCGGCTATCTCAAATGCGACTCTGCCGAAATAATGCGCTTCGCAGCCGCCTATGTGTCGGGACCTTATGTTCGCCCGCGAGCGGCGTCCGTGGGAAACGGGCACACGGTCGACGACATTCGCCCGCGGGTGTTCGGAGCCTTTCCGGTTCCAGTTGCACCGGCGCTGTCGACGGACGTGTCCTCGGTGCCGGCCGACCATGAGCGTCGAGCGCCTGCCGACGAGGACCCTGCGGCGTCTCAGGACGGTCGAACCGTTCTCGATGTCGTCGTGGACCGAGTTCGCGGTCACGGGACGCCGGCGCACGACGTGTGGCTGCCACCGCTCGATCGGTCGCCGAGTCTCGACGGACTCCTCGTCGACATCGCCGGTGCAGGTGAGGAGAGAATCGCGACGCTTCGGGTTCCCATCGGCGTCGTCGATCGACCGTTCGATCAACGACGCGAACTTCTGCAGGTCGATCTCTCTGCCGCACAGGGGCACTCAGCAATTGTCGGCGGGCCGCAATCCGGCAAGTCGACGGCGGTGAGGACGCTGGTCATGTCCCTGGCCTCCACGCACACTCCCCGTCAGGTGCAGTTCTACTGCCTCGACTTCGGCGGGGGAGCTCTGGGGGGTATCGCCGACCTTCCTCACGTGGGTTCGGTTGCCAACCGACTCGATGTAGACCGGGTGCGAAGAACCGTCGCCGAGGTCACGTCGGTGATCGGCAGGCGTGAACGCATCTTTCGCCAGCGAGGTATCGACTCGATGCCTGATCTTCGACGTCGCCGGGCCGATCCGCGGACCGCGTCTCGAACCGACGACGAGGATATTTTCGGTGACGTGTTCCTCGTCGTGGACGGATGGGGATCCATCAGGTCCGATTTCGAGTCACTCGAACCACAACTCGCGGCAATCGCCGCTCAGGGTCTGTCGTACGGAGTTCATCTTCTCGTCACCGCGTCGAGGTGGGCCGAGATACGTCCCGCCACCAAGGATTTGATCGGTACCCGAATCGAGCTCAGGCTGGGCGACGCGTCGGACTCGGAGTTCGGGAGGGCCAAGGCCGCCCAGGTCCCGGAAAGCCGCCCAGGTCGAGGGATGACGAAGGACGGCCTCCACCTGCTGATCGGGCTCCCGCGACTGGACGGCTCGGAGTCGACATCCGATCTCGGCGTCGGCATCTCGTCGGCCGTATCGACGATCGGTGCGCGATTCGTCGGCCACAAGGCGCCGACAGTACGCATGTTGCCGGACAACCTGCCGCTGACCGAACTGCGGAGGTCGCTGGTCGGTCGGTGGCCGCGTGAGCGGGGGGCCGTACCTGAGCTGTGGGTTCCGGTCGGGATCGACGAGGCGGAACTGAGCCCTGTAGCAATCGATTTTGCGGAACAGGCACATTTCCTGGTATTCGGTGACACGGAGTGCGGCAAGACTGCGTTGCTCAAATCCATCTGCTCGTCGTTGGTGCAAGCGAACTCGCCCTCGCAGGTCAAGCTGATTCTCGCCGACTATCGACGGACGATGCTGGGAGTGGTCGACTCCGACCACCTCGCCGGATACGCGGCGTCTCAATCCGTCCTGTCGACGATGATGAACGAACTCGCGTCGAAGATCGCCGAACGCATGCCCGGGCCGGACGTCACGCCGCAACAGCTGCGCGAGCGGTCGTGGTGGAGTGGGCCGGAAATCTTCGTCGTCGTCGACGATTACGACCTGGTTGCGACGGCGTCGGGAAATCCGCTCACGGTGTTGGCGGACTACCTTCCGCATGCCCGCGACATCGGATTGCACCTCGTCGTGGCGCGCCGTTCCGGGGGCGCATCGCGAACGATGTACGACCAGATCATCTCTCGCATGCGTGATCTGGTCTCTCCGGGGCTCGTGATGAGCGGAAGCCGCGACGAGGGCAACTTGATCGGCGCGGTCAAACCGTCTCCGATGCAACCTGGACGTGGAATTCTGGTGGACAGGCGAGGTCAATCTCTGGTGCAGCTCGCGTGGTCGCCGGAATGA
- a CDS encoding type VII secretion-associated protein has product MNSVRVHAAVHLGDGFVSVGVGTDDVVRQHRFDTALTMRAGVLAFLRPADEGRTRADEEDLSSSEIERFPWAYIDDDEIVIGSTPVPIEQVVGGTIGDALAWSGAVAPVDLLEVICPSSWGVHRQTVVRRAAAALAREVVVIDAASAAVRSLGERAPSFAVVVEVGEFASTVSSLSLSSPGPAPDRPASAYERAVRWDAVGAVDLRADDLGGGGGDSGARASITQRVSACAATGSGRGPIDVVVLATSLTTLPTDILGDNSYRVREVSGSDIVRSAAVGIGLSEPAGVRDPNPAASPSDLFLPPPRTARAAAWLDEVASTPPSERPTAMLAVGAAVAVVLAVVLGVVAIRAVSDSPTPVAIPARSSQTPSPPVPRSEPDSSIPTTTATATTTSAATPTEPAPRTTRFTFGRASVEVPASWSERVEPGRVLLVPVDLPERRIVVTSVELRPGTTFDEVANDLEGQLASRGEGSSFGSYTRATDFGGRTGISYVESPGDFSVVHWRIFVDDDLQVSIGCQSAEGDEPTLAGDCDLAVASLVVADIG; this is encoded by the coding sequence ATGAACTCCGTTCGCGTCCACGCCGCGGTGCACCTCGGCGACGGGTTCGTCTCGGTAGGGGTGGGCACGGACGACGTTGTGCGGCAGCATCGGTTCGACACTGCCCTGACAATGCGCGCAGGCGTGCTTGCGTTCCTACGGCCGGCGGACGAGGGGCGAACCAGAGCCGACGAGGAGGATCTGTCGTCATCGGAGATCGAACGGTTTCCGTGGGCATACATCGACGACGACGAGATCGTGATCGGTTCGACTCCTGTGCCCATAGAGCAGGTAGTCGGTGGAACGATCGGCGACGCGCTGGCGTGGTCCGGCGCCGTCGCCCCGGTCGACCTACTCGAGGTGATCTGCCCGTCGTCGTGGGGTGTCCACAGGCAGACGGTGGTTCGACGTGCCGCGGCGGCCCTTGCCCGCGAAGTGGTGGTGATCGACGCCGCGTCGGCGGCCGTGCGGTCGCTGGGCGAACGTGCGCCGTCCTTCGCGGTGGTCGTGGAGGTCGGCGAGTTCGCGTCCACGGTGAGCAGTCTGTCGCTTTCATCGCCTGGGCCCGCGCCGGATCGACCGGCGAGCGCGTACGAACGGGCCGTTCGGTGGGACGCAGTCGGCGCTGTAGATCTCAGGGCTGACGATCTCGGGGGTGGGGGAGGCGACAGCGGGGCGCGTGCCTCGATCACACAACGCGTCTCGGCCTGTGCGGCAACGGGGTCCGGGCGGGGCCCGATCGACGTGGTGGTGCTCGCAACGAGCCTCACCACGTTGCCGACGGACATCCTCGGCGACAACTCCTACCGTGTTCGTGAAGTGTCCGGGTCCGACATCGTTCGATCCGCGGCGGTGGGAATCGGGCTGTCCGAGCCTGCAGGTGTCCGCGACCCGAACCCGGCCGCATCGCCCAGCGACTTATTTCTGCCACCGCCGAGAACGGCCCGTGCAGCGGCATGGTTGGACGAGGTGGCGTCGACGCCTCCGTCCGAGCGCCCCACTGCCATGCTGGCAGTGGGGGCCGCGGTCGCAGTCGTGCTGGCCGTCGTTCTCGGAGTCGTGGCGATTCGAGCCGTCTCCGATTCACCGACGCCCGTGGCGATCCCGGCTCGGTCCTCGCAAACTCCGTCGCCCCCCGTTCCTCGATCCGAACCCGACTCGAGCATTCCGACTACCACCGCGACAGCCACGACCACCTCGGCCGCGACGCCGACCGAGCCAGCCCCTCGTACGACGCGATTCACGTTCGGGCGAGCGAGCGTGGAAGTACCCGCTTCGTGGTCGGAGCGCGTCGAACCGGGACGAGTTCTTCTCGTGCCTGTCGACCTGCCGGAACGCAGGATTGTCGTGACGAGTGTGGAATTGAGACCTGGCACGACGTTCGACGAGGTCGCGAATGACCTGGAGGGGCAACTTGCTTCGCGCGGAGAGGGTAGCTCATTTGGGAGTTACACGCGTGCAACTGATTTCGGGGGAAGAACCGGTATTTCCTATGTCGAATCACCTGGAGATTTTTCGGTCGTGCACTGGCGGATCTTCGTCGACGACGATCTTCAGGTCAGCATCGGTTGCCAAAGCGCGGAAGGGGACGAGCCCACGCTTGCGGGCGACTGCGACCTCGCCGTCGCAAGTTTGGTTGTCGCGGATATCGGGTGA
- a CDS encoding WXG100 family type VII secretion target, with protein MAETDIQTMLAVSAKVDGLREQIGGLLRALRADVDLAASGIWKGTASTTFAQVMTSWDSSAFKLENALAGIGESIKTSGVQYDQSEQDNVSQINTVGSSLNL; from the coding sequence ATGGCAGAAACCGACATTCAGACCATGCTCGCAGTGTCCGCGAAGGTCGATGGTCTGAGGGAGCAGATCGGCGGACTTCTGCGCGCGTTGCGTGCGGACGTGGATCTTGCAGCGTCCGGAATATGGAAGGGCACGGCGTCGACCACGTTCGCGCAGGTCATGACCAGCTGGGACTCCAGTGCATTCAAGTTGGAGAACGCGCTCGCCGGCATCGGGGAGTCGATCAAGACCAGCGGTGTTCAGTACGACCAATCCGAGCAGGACAACGTCTCCCAGATCAATACGGTCGGCAGCAGCCTCAACCTCTGA
- a CDS encoding WXG100 family type VII secretion target — MMNGEIKYNFGAIGDLAGGLTTKWSSLNERLDEVKSTIQPLVATWQGADSDAYQVKQAEWNSAQAELNGVLQSLIGAVNSGNQRMQEQEAVNRSRFS; from the coding sequence ATGATGAACGGTGAAATCAAGTACAACTTCGGCGCGATCGGGGATCTCGCCGGTGGGCTGACGACCAAATGGTCGTCGCTGAACGAGCGCCTCGACGAGGTCAAGTCCACGATACAGCCGCTGGTCGCGACTTGGCAGGGCGCGGACTCCGACGCGTACCAGGTGAAGCAGGCCGAGTGGAATTCGGCGCAGGCCGAACTGAACGGCGTTCTTCAGAGCCTGATCGGCGCGGTGAACTCCGGCAACCAGCGGATGCAGGAGCAGGAAGCAGTGAACAGGTCTCGCTTCTCCTAG
- a CDS encoding TraR/DksA family transcriptional regulator produces the protein MERDIRRIDEARTIVTARLESLRAQFLAIVEGSKWSTDDDEHDPEGSTIAFERATVGSLARDAENELRELDEASGRVVAGTYGTCERCGEAIADARLDALPAARRCIGCARLR, from the coding sequence GTGGAGCGTGATATTCGACGGATCGACGAGGCGAGAACGATCGTCACGGCCCGGCTCGAATCGTTGCGTGCGCAGTTCCTGGCGATCGTCGAAGGATCGAAGTGGTCCACCGACGACGACGAGCACGACCCAGAGGGGTCGACCATCGCGTTCGAGCGAGCGACGGTCGGCTCACTCGCCCGGGACGCAGAGAACGAGTTGAGGGAACTCGACGAGGCCTCGGGGCGGGTCGTCGCCGGAACCTACGGCACGTGCGAGAGGTGCGGCGAGGCCATTGCCGACGCCCGTCTCGACGCATTGCCTGCCGCGCGTCGCTGCATCGGGTGCGCGCGACTTCGCTAG